CATATACAACTTTGTCAAAGTAATTTCCTTGGCGTCAGTCACGAAGTAGGGAGTGTATATTTAAGGTCCCTGCTGATGCTGTTGTAGTATGTACTTATCAACCTAAATTAGGAACTGGAAGATCGTTTCGATCCTACTTCATAGCGGAGAAAATGTGGTTTGAATTACAAAGAAACGCCAGGTCTTAAAGcgacgtaatgtgtgtgtgtgtgtgtgtgtgtgtgtgtgtgtgtgtgtgtgtgtgtgtgtaaacctcaGAGCCTTGCTTCTCTTTCGTCCTATCCCGTTCCGGCCTCACTTCCCCCGCCTCCTCTTCTAgcgcctcccttcccccctcgcccTCGCCAGCTCAGCCTCGCCATGGCCGCCGCCACAATCGCACTCAGTTGTACGTGTGGAGGCGACCTCTCTCCTCCTTATAGCCCGCTGCTTGTCACTCTGCTGGGGCCTGACCTGACTGTGACCGCCCGGAGTTAATGCCGACCTGATTCGAGACATTCTTTAGCGGTAGTTGAGTGTTAGGCAACGTGAGGTCGCCTATTGTGTGGTGGTGGACTGTACGTGTTGGAGCTGCTCCTGCGGGAATCACCATGCATAACTCCGCCTAGGAGGTGGCTCTCCAGCATGTATTAAGATTGCTGGCACTCTCTTGGGTCAAGGATTAGGTGGGTGCAGCGTGAGGGACGAGAAGGCCTGCGTTGTGAAGGCGAGCGACGGCATCTCGCATCGTTGGTGAGTGCAGCAGACAGGTGGCGGTAACCTGTCGTGCTGCCGTGACACTGCTCTTGGAAAGTGATGAGCACCCGCCCGACCCGCTCTGCCACAGTAGTTGAGAGAGTGCGGGCCACGGGAAGCCACAGTGATAGAGCAGCAGCACCGCGGGACACGAAAGACACTGCCGCGCCCTTCGTATCTCACGCGCAGCAGGCACCGCCCGGCGCTGTCGGCGAGTTCCCTGTCAGTGGCAGTATAGACGAAGACACGTACTTCAAACTGTGTGATAACTTGAAAACCCTTAAGCTGGGGGACTCTGAACTGTCTGATAGCTTTGAGGAGTCTATAGACCACGAATCCGACACGACTGGCACGCAGGACAGTGACACTGGCTCATTCTACTCAGTGCAATCCCACCGCACAGAAAAAGGTGCCGACAGCTTTGTGTCACTTTTCCCGTTAGATTCCACTAGTGAATCAACCCTTTACGCCTCTGCTCAGTCCTTTCAAGGCGGTCTGCCCCACTCCTTGCCCGCCCAAACTGTTCCCTCTCACGACGCTGTCTTCAGGGAGAAACGTGACCTTAGAGAGCACCGCAGTAGTTTAACGTTCCTGCCGGGCCACACGCAACGCTTCGACCAAGTGTATCTTAGTGACCCCCTCGAGGAGTACACAAGCTGTCCCAACCTCGCTCCCCTCGAAGAGTACCGCCTCACACCCACAGCACCTGTACCCTGTCCCGCGCCAGCACTATCAGGTGCGACTACCAGACGCACCATGAGCACGGTAGATGGAGCCACTTCTCCAAAATCGCCCAGgtcaaggagggaagaagatggagagaaaaagaaaaaaggcctgATATCGTCTTTCCGTAAAAGCCGCAAGACAGGCCGAAAGCTCCGTCAACAAAAGAAAGCAGCTGAGGGAGACACTGGTTCTGTGAGCACCGGTGTAAACAGCGACTATGATTCAGAACCTAGCGCCCCCAGCAGTCCAGCAATAGTTAAAAGCCAAGCCATGGGCGACTACAAGGATGGGGAGGACACAGAAGAGCCCACGGGAGCACTAGATGGCCACGAACGACTTAACGGATCAGCTGCGCCGAAGGAAGCAGACCCGAGGAGCAAAACCCCTTCCCCAACACCTAAAGGCActggggtagaggaagggaacaagaaaggagaggagaaggaagaaaagaaaagagaaaaatccaAATTTGGCAGTTTTCTgcgtaaagagaagaaaataaaggattcTGCATCAAAGTCGTCCTTGGCGAGTAACGCTTCCGCCGCCTCTTCTCAGGCCACCGATCCCTCCTCCCAGGCCAGTGCCGACGGTGTCTCCACATCCGATTCTGCAGAACtcagacaggaggagaaagagtttaAGAACGATACCGAGCAGGCAACTGCGGTGGACGATGACGTGAATCTTGAGCCGCGCGATGTAAACAGACGCCCCTCCGACGCCAAGGAGCTTCCACAGTCCAAGACGTCTCCCGTTCAGCCCCGCTCAACCCCCGTCCAGTTTGTTAAAAACTTCACAGTGAATACCACCGTTCCCAAAGACAAGGTAGCACCCGAAAGCAAACCTAAACTCGATGCTGACGCGGACCAAGGAGACGTGAAAGGAATGGAGTCTGCCGACGTGAAGAAGAACGTGAAGCCTGCCAGTACTGAGGTAAAGTCATCTAGGTCTTCTGAAGTCACTTCTAAGCAAACAGAGGCATATAGACTCGAGCAGGCCTTCCCCCTTAAGCCCGTAAAGGTGGTGGCGCCCCCCTCGCCTGTACCGACGAGGAAGGTCGTGTGGCTTTCAGGTGAGAGGAggacttccatttcctcctcacgGTGCATGactcccattcccctccccgGTAGGCGATACTCACTCGAAAACATATCACTCTTATCAGGCCCCAAACCTGTGACGACCGAGCGACCGATTTCTTTGAGCTCAAGCCATTtcgtccctccccccctcaccttcaCTTCTCCAAAGGATGGAGCATCTCATCCCCCGCGGGGTGCAATGGCGGTCCCAGCGGCAAGACCGGTGGCAAATCCGGACTCAGGCCCTGCACAGGGACCGAttcactcttctcctccatctagcCCCGAGGGTGATGCTAAGGATTCCAGGGAGACCCCAGAAGGAGACCGCTCCGAGGGGGAGCGGAACCCCTTGCTAGACGCGTCCAGCTTCAAGAGCGACTCTTGGGTATGGTGACCCGTCCTGTTCACTTCTGCTGTAGGTgctgccccccaccccctcttctcCCTGTAGTCAGCCCTGACCTTTCTTTGGCATCATCTTGGTGTTTGTGGTGCTGATGGCTGTAATTGTAGATGTTGTAAATTGTTTAGTACTGGATAGCTTCATGTAGTTTCCGAGAATGTAGTTTCGAGTGATGTTCGAGCTGTACAATCATCGGTCACGGTACTATACATGCCAACTCTGTCGACATCATGAAATGTTAAAATCGATATGCCTGTGTTACCCAAAGATTTTTATATCTGAGGACTGATGTGGACGGAACAGGAAACGAAACAGGAGGGTGGAGATAACATGATGCTGCCCTTTGATTCACACATCACCACACGTCCTCTTAGATACCTGCTGAGCTCCCCTCGCCCCTctcgtatatacacacacacacacacacactattatatGTAGTTGGCCTATCATAATAATTACGCTCTGCAAGTTTGTTATGGAGTAAATCATGGGAAAAAAATAGTCATAAAAGATGGGCAGTATTGATGATTGGTGAGCGAGGTGTCAACAGTGCTGGCATGCTTATGGGATCAAGATACAGGTACAGGTAGAGGCACAGGTTCAGGTGAAGTTGAGTGCGGTGAGTTGAAGCACTGCGTGCGTGTGCATCCTAGTGAACTGCTCAGCGCAAACATAAGCCCGGGGCAAGATGGCGGTCCGGAGTTTGTACGGCTTTACAGTGTCTCAGGAACACCGGGTGCTCTTCAGTGCTCGTCCAGTTTAACACAAAATCTTGAGTCTTACCAGTGAAGATAATACTATGGTCGTAGGAAATATAACTACTTAGACTTTTAAGAAACATACAACTTATAATCCATATTTCAAACGTTAGTTTCCTCGATAGATGATGCGTTCTTGAGTACCTTGCGAAATTCAgtaggcttgtgtgtgtgtgtgtgtatgtgtgtgtgttgcgagagGAGCGTCTTGCCGGCCCTTGTAGAGCTTCCTCGGTGTTTCGGAGGGTGTGTGCGTCAACAAGGAGGCTTCTCTGTCCTGCTTCCTCAGACCCCTTCCCCACCGGTGCCTTTCAACCTTCTGTTTACCTTTATTACACCTGCACTAACACCTGAAGCCATAACGGGCATATCTTGATTTGCAAgaatgattatatttttttccggtTTCTTGCGTGTAGTCAGCCCAATGATGCGGGATGGGTGTATCCAAATTTAGCTTAGTTTAGTTCACGCTCTCCGTAAATGTCAGTGGCGTAAGGCTTTTCTTAAACTCAGATGACAGGGATAACGCCCTCTGAAATTACAGGGACAGACACATGATTGTATTGCTGATTATTTCGAAAATTAGTCCGAGTTTagagctaaacacacacacacacacacacacacacacacacacacacacacacacacacacacacacacactttttggttattttctctctctctctctctctctctctctctctctctctctctctctctctctctccgatgacgcaaaaacataaaaaaatggcGTCACACAACGTAATCCATATAATAAACATTTAATTATACTTTAGGCGCTATTATACCAGCATATGCAcgaattgtaaaaaaaataattatctgcGATAATGAAAAGCGCTGGCAGTCCATCCAGGGCTTGGCCAGCAAGACCTCGACCCTCACTAGCAGGGCGGGAGATGCAGCAGTTCAGAATTAGCGGCCGCGCAGTGCCCTAGCTGCACTGGGACGTTTtttttgtttgcgtgtgtgtgtggggggggggggtaaggtcgCCCAGGTATGATAGACCCACTATTGGGACTCCCCATAAGAAGTTTTGAGAAAAATGCAATGTAATTTAACAAATTGGATTTATTTTGTGTAGGGATTGGGCCCCCCAGAGATAACTTAGGTCCTCCATATATAAACGTAGAAGAGCCGCGCCACTGCGTTAAGCGTTAAGTTATGCGTTGCTTAGTACGCCCAGCCAGGAGCATAGTGTGTCATGTAGTTGTTACAATGCCTAGGATTAATTACTAACAAAGCTTCATGTAAACtagcttaatatatatatatatatatatatatatatatatatatatatatatatatatatatatatatatatatatatatatatatatatatatatatatatatatatatatatatatatatatatatatatatatatatatatatatatatatatatatatatatatatatatatatatatatatatatatatatatatgtatatatatatatatatatatatatatatatatatatatatatatatatatgatacaacaAATGTAAATAGATTGTCTACTACTGAAACTGCTGAGATTCCATTAAGCAGCATATGCATACCCCTAGGGAAAGATTACAATATTTTCTAATAGTAATAATCACCCACAGACAAACTCCAGCATAGATAAGCGGGAGCACCTGTACAAGATCTTGGTGATAGGAGAACTTGGCACCGGCAAGACATCCATCATCAAGCGCTATGTCCACCAGTTCTTCAGCCAGCACTACCGGGCCACCATCGGCGTGGACTTTGCCCTCAAGGTGCTTAACTGGGACAACAACACTGTTATTCGCTTGCAGCTGTGGGACATTGCAGGTAAGACTGATAAAGTATAGTTTTTGTATGACAGCATCATTGAGGTGGAACATTGCTTTAAACCTTCATGAGGTCTTTATTTCAACACAGTTAATCAAGTATTCACATGTACATATTTTCTCCAAGTCTTGCAGGGAGCAGACAGCAGAGTTATTATTACAGGGAGGCTTCAAGAGTGTATTCAATGGCTACTAAATTTGCCTTTTAAATCTATCTACCTTTATTtatctatagatatataaatagatagataagttttGACAATTCACTACCTATTTTGGTCTTGTGGACAGATGATAACTATCATACATTATTGTCTCTGTCAAGTAGGCCGTATGTGTAAGTGATTGAAATTAAAATGCATGTTTTTCTCCTTTGatgaacaagacaaaaaagatgCAGTACCTCTGATTTTCATGCATCTTAGGTTTGTTACATGTATACAGTCAAATGTTTGTGTGGAGGTAAACAAAGACTCAGATTCAGCACCACAAAATCCTTTGAAAAATGCAGCTTAGCAGCTTTTCCTCAAATATGCTTTAAAAAGTGCACTTTTCTGTAAATCTGCCTTATCTATTTCATGGTCTGAACAACAAGGTGTGTGGACCAGGAGTATGTAATGTAACTCATTCCATTGATCCTTCTTGTGACTACATTTCTCTTCATGTTTCCCAGACATGTACAATGTTCCATTGCAGTTACACTTATGGAAGTGTACAATATTTGGTACTATACAGGTCAGGAGCGATTTGGGAACATGACACGTGTGTACTACAAGGAGGCAGTGGGAGCCTTTGTAGTGTTTGATGTGACACGTGCACAAACCTTTGATGCTGTGACCAAGTGGAAGACTGACCTGGACACCAAAGTCACTCTAGCAGATGGTTCCCCAATTCCTACTGTCCTTTTGGCCAACAAGGTAGGTTGGCAGGAAAGTTTCTAAGCTTTCAGTGTGTAAGGAATGTGTGTTGTAAACCTAAAATCTGATAAGTTTCAGACACACTTTTTTCACTTAATCCTGATGTATTACATAATAGTTTCAAGTGCTAATATTTCTTTTAAGATGAAAAATTTCTTGTGCACAACAACAACAGTGCCCTATTAGTCATATGCCAACATTGAACAGAAATGGTTGACCCcagaattgaaatatttattctTAAATAATTGCTTATGAGACTACACCATAAATAGTTTCAGGAACGTATGGAGATATTGTATGTATTTCATAATTGGAAGATGTCATATGTTTGTCGGCATCATCTGTATGGTATTTTCTGAGCTCAGTATTGCAAAGTAGGAAATGATGTTTCATACAACCAGCAACAGTGAATCACCACAAGAGTATACATTTTTAGCTGAGAAAATCATGAACCATAAATTAATTACCGAAGTGATTTtagagaaaacaatgaaagaataTTTTTTCTTCACAAAAAAATGCTAAGCAAacctttgccttccttttttgCATCACTAGTTGGAGTTCAGTCTGTTACAGCTTATGCATCCAGAAAACATTTTAACTGACCCCTCATTTCTAGAGCAGCACTGGAAAACATTTATGAATAAGAATACATGATTTCTATGTTACTGTGTGATCTGTCAGCAAACCTTAATTTCTTGTACTCTAACAGTGTGATCAGCCCAAGGAAGGTGTGGTGAACAACCCGGCACGGATGGATGATTACTGTAGAGATAGAGGCTTCAGTGGATGGTTTGAGACTTCAGCCAAGGAAAACATTAACATAGATGAAGCTTCTCGATTTCTTGTTAACAGAGTAAGTTTTACCCTATTtcttatttataaattattatatttattgtttatttaataatatttattatattgctttattttacttgttattatcattattatcaatggtCAGCAAAGTATGAATTACGTACGATCAAAGATAAACTCAGAAAGAAAGCAACTGTATCCATGGTGCTATGCTGAAAAGCTGAAAGTGGAACGTATACTATTGGCCTAATGGTTATCAGTGAATGCAGAGAAAAGATACTCCAGTTTGGTCCCTGCTATCATTGAGTCTGACCTAGCTCTGCAGTGAGCCCCAGCTTCTGGCTTCTGTCAGcactggtaccagtaccagagTTCAAGTACTAATGATCTCAGTACCAAAATCAAAAGTATATCTGCCCAGCCCTACTGTGCACACATGGCAAAATAAGCAAGTGTCAACAAAGAATTATCCTCAATCATTGATCTACTTctaaagacagagaaaagaaatgtTTGAAGAGCTAGTGTCCTGTAGTGAAATGATATAGGCTGATAATGATGTTGTATAAATGTAGTACACCAATTCACATAGCACTGGTGTGTGACTCATGGATAAGTGGTTTCTTTCCTGATTCCCCAATTGGTTGGCTGCTCGCCTGGGATGGTGGAGGAGCCCTAACTTACAAGCACCTAACAGTGTTATCTTACCCACTGTTCAGCTGTTTTCTAGTGTTGACATTATAGTAGTAGCAAGAACATATCATGAACAACTCAAAACATATTGTTAAATATTGGGACATAAGTTTTTTTCATAGGCAAATGATATCTGGTTAATTGTGGAAGTACTATTTGATTGTactttgcttttattttcataaaCAGTATGATAATGTCATCATACACCAAAGTGTGATAAAAGGCAACTAAAAGCAAGACATCtaataaagtaaaagaagatgagGTTGGGGCCtaggccccctccccccctacatcCATAGAATACTTCAATATGGTGACACCAATTTTTATCTTTAGTTCACTCTACCTCTCTGAGAAACAAGGTAATTGATGATTTAATAAATGATAATTTTAGCATTCTTAATACATGTCTCTGAACTCCACTGCATGCTATAAGGGCATGTGAAAGGTAGAGATTTCATCTTACAGGAGATTGAAATGGGTAACTATTATTAGCCAAAACTCTTGGCAAAGAGATCACATGGACTTTTATTTTTAACCCTCATACCTCTTTTGTCTTAGACATGAGGATTAAAAATTATTCTCTGTAttacattttgtattttttttttaaaggaacaTAAATTTAATGTTTTATGTGTAGCTGAgtggattttcttttcttctgcaaGATGTTGCTTCAACTATTCTGCCGTCATGGTGATGAAAACAAGCTTATGATAAAGATGATACTTATGTGACATTAAATTTTGAGCCATTATTGTTGACTATAGAAAATAAATGCCCACAGATCCTGAATAATGAGAAGCAAGggatgatgatgacagagagTTTGGATGCTGACAAGTTCTCAGTGGATGGGAGGGCCAACCCATCAGACAAGAAGGGATGCCTCTGCTAGTGCTAGGTGAGCACTGCACTTAATCATGGATCCAGACTTTGTTGGGGAAAAATGGTAACAATTTGCAAATTTGTTAATTTTAAATCTAACTTATTTTGTTTAAGGGTTTTGCATTTATGAATGGGATGAGGTAGAACATAAAGTTCATGACCATGAATTTTTACCACTACCTTGTAGTAATTTCACAGTTTTACATTGAAATTGCAAAACATAATGTATTAACTGTCTGAATATGGGAAAAGAGAGtgttttccctccatccctgaCCAGTATAAGACATTATATTGTCTCCATAGATAAAATTCAACATATTCAGATAGTTTTGCAGAGCCTATAATCTCTGCTAAATACCCAACAGTTATTGCTTCTttgatttttttccatttagAAACCCaataattatttgttttattagttATTCAACTTTATTAATTACAGTTTTCTTTTTAGATATTTGCTGCTTGATTCTTGTTTGATAACTTTGGTAAAGCATGTACTGCCTCTAGTAATGTTGCCTCAATCTAAAGTATCAAAATATTACTTTCTTGTCCTATTCCCCAAAGATTTAAACAGGAGAatggtatttttattttatatgtaaggTAATATTAAGAGATTCAACCTGAGCCAGGTGATTAATTGTAAATTTGCAGCATGACACACCTGTGCTTGGTGCTGCTAATCACAAGACTGACCAGGACTGGAGTTGCCATCGTCTTGCCGTGTGGTGTGTAATGTGTTGCTTGACTATGCTGTTGCAGACATTCCTTTGATCCCCTTACTGGCTTGGAATGAAATATGTGTTCAGTAATGCAGCTATGTTTGTGATGAGTGAATGTGTTCATTTCAAAGCCTGAGATGGCTGGAGACATTTTGTTTTATCAGTTTTTATACAGGAATTTTTCATATCAGTAGCATGTTTGGACCAATTCCTGTGATATAACATGATGTACATACAGAGTTTATAGTTTGATATGTGAAAATGAACTGTAGGCTAAATGAAAAGTGGCAGATATTTTCTCTGACACTAGGAAAGATATGTTCCACTCTCCTCAACCATGTAACTACGatttgttgtatatttttttttctgctgtcaCTTGACAATATTGACAAATTAATTGTCTCAGTCCAGTGCTGTTGATGATCTGTAGAAATAATTGTTCATTTGAATCGGTAGCAATTTTTTCGTTGTGGTTATTTAAAACAAAACATTCTATTTTATTGTCATCACCTTATCAAACTGGTTGACACCTTGCTCTTTAGGTTTGAAGGTTTTAAAAATACGTCATTATTACTGATCAAaatctcttccagtgaaaacttCTGCCCTTTACAAGCTCAACCAATTATTTTGTTGCTTAATATTCTAGAAATTACCTTTCATTTTCACTATGGTGCCTAATATAATTTTCAATGCAGCTCAAGTGATACTATAATAGTATTCACCTTAGCCTTGTTTGACTCTGAAGTATTGCTA
The Eriocheir sinensis breed Jianghai 21 chromosome 12, ASM2467909v1, whole genome shotgun sequence DNA segment above includes these coding regions:
- the LOC126997423 gene encoding uncharacterized protein LOC126997423 isoform X1; this encodes MSTRPTRSATVVERVRATGSHSDRAAAPRDTKDTAAPFVSHAQQAPPGAVGEFPVSGSIDEDTYFKLCDNLKTLKLGDSELSDSFEESIDHESDTTGTQDSDTGSFYSVQSHRTEKGADSFVSLFPLDSTSESTLYASAQSFQGGLPHSLPAQTVPSHDAVFREKRDLREHRSSLTFLPGHTQRFDQVYLSDPLEEYTSCPNLAPLEEYRLTPTAPVPCPAPALSGATTRRTMSTVDGATSPKSPRSRREEDGEKKKKGLISSFRKSRKTGRKLRQQKKAAEGDTGSVSTGVNSDYDSEPSAPSSPAIVKSQAMGDYKDGEDTEEPTGALDGHERLNGSAAPKEADPRSKTPSPTPKGTGVEEGNKKGEEKEEKKREKSKFGSFLRKEKKIKDSASKSSLASNASAASSQATDPSSQASADGVSTSDSAELRQEEKEFKNDTEQATAVDDDVNLEPRDVNRRPSDAKELPQSKTSPVQPRSTPVQFVKNFTVNTTVPKDKVAPESKPKLDADADQGDVKGMESADVKKNVKPASTETNSSIDKREHLYKILVIGELGTGKTSIIKRYVHQFFSQHYRATIGVDFALKVLNWDNNTVIRLQLWDIAGQERFGNMTRVYYKEAVGAFVVFDVTRAQTFDAVTKWKTDLDTKVTLADGSPIPTVLLANKCDQPKEGVVNNPARMDDYCRDRGFSGWFETSAKENINIDEASRFLVNRILNNEKQGMMMTESLDADKFSVDGRANPSDKKGCLC
- the LOC126997423 gene encoding ras-related protein Rab-32-like isoform X5; this translates as MGEEPSQPAVQTNSSIDKREHLYKILVIGELGTGKTSIIKRYVHQFFSQHYRATIGVDFALKVLNWDNNTVIRLQLWDIAGQERFGNMTRVYYKEAVGAFVVFDVTRAQTFDAVTKWKTDLDTKVTLADGSPIPTVLLANKCDQPKEGVVNNPARMDDYCRDRGFSGWFETSAKENINIDEASRFLVNRILNNEKQGMMMTESLDADKFSVDGRANPSDKKGCLC
- the LOC126997423 gene encoding ras-related protein Rab-32-like isoform X4, coding for MESGATGRGRLGKTNSSIDKREHLYKILVIGELGTGKTSIIKRYVHQFFSQHYRATIGVDFALKVLNWDNNTVIRLQLWDIAGQERFGNMTRVYYKEAVGAFVVFDVTRAQTFDAVTKWKTDLDTKVTLADGSPIPTVLLANKCDQPKEGVVNNPARMDDYCRDRGFSGWFETSAKENINIDEASRFLVNRILNNEKQGMMMTESLDADKFSVDGRANPSDKKGCLC
- the LOC126997423 gene encoding ras-related protein Rab-38-like isoform X2, whose product is MCVHCMCINHGGGTQPTSRPGEPWRAVPQTNSSIDKREHLYKILVIGELGTGKTSIIKRYVHQFFSQHYRATIGVDFALKVLNWDNNTVIRLQLWDIAGQERFGNMTRVYYKEAVGAFVVFDVTRAQTFDAVTKWKTDLDTKVTLADGSPIPTVLLANKCDQPKEGVVNNPARMDDYCRDRGFSGWFETSAKENINIDEASRFLVNRILNNEKQGMMMTESLDADKFSVDGRANPSDKKGCLC
- the LOC126997423 gene encoding ras-related protein Rab-32-like isoform X3, which codes for MTNSGMNNGAQRRRLTTNSSIDKREHLYKILVIGELGTGKTSIIKRYVHQFFSQHYRATIGVDFALKVLNWDNNTVIRLQLWDIAGQERFGNMTRVYYKEAVGAFVVFDVTRAQTFDAVTKWKTDLDTKVTLADGSPIPTVLLANKCDQPKEGVVNNPARMDDYCRDRGFSGWFETSAKENINIDEASRFLVNRILNNEKQGMMMTESLDADKFSVDGRANPSDKKGCLC